A window of the Alternaria dauci strain A2016 chromosome 3, whole genome shotgun sequence genome harbors these coding sequences:
- a CDS encoding 60S ribosomal protein uL13, translating into MSTFEPVIVIDGKGHLLGRLASTVAKQLLNGQKIVVVRCEALNISGEFFRAKLKYSAFLRKQTRYNPTRGGPFHFRAPSKMFWRTVRGMIPHKTPRGKAAMERLKTFEGVPAPYDKKKRVVVPQALRVLRLKPGRKYCTVGRLGHEFGWKYQDVVARLEERRKVKGAAYYERKKAVRRQLAEAKKTANVDSKVQQELTSLGY; encoded by the exons ATGTCGACCTTCGAACCCGTCATT GTCATCGACGGCAAGGGCCACTTGCTCGGTCGCCTCGCCAGCACCGTCGCCAAGCAGCTCCTCAACGGCCAGAAGATCGTTGTTGTACGATGCGAGGCCCTCAACATCTCGGGCGAGTTCTTCCGCGCAAAGT TGAAGTACTCTGCTTTCCTGCGCAAGCAGACCCGTTACAACCCCACTCGCGGTG GTCCCTTCCACTTCCGCGCTCCCTCCAAGATGTTCTGGCGAACCGTCCGTGGTATGATTCCTCACAAGACTCCCCGCGGTAAGGCCGCCATGGAGCGCTTGAAGACCTTCGAGGGTGTCCCCGCCCCCTacgacaagaagaagcgcgtCGTTGTTCCCCAGGCCCTGAGGGTACTGAGGCTCAAGCCCGGACGCAAGTACTGCACCGTCGGCCGTCTCGGTCACGAGTTTGGCTGGAAGTACCAGGACGTCGTTGCCCG TCTCGAGGAGCGCAGGAAGGTCAAGGGTGCCGCCTACTACGAGCGCAAGAAGGCTGTCCGACGGCAGTTGGCCGAGGCCAAGAAGACGGCCAACGTCGACTCCAAGGTCCAGCAGGAGCTCACATCCCTCGGATACTAG